One genomic segment of Musa acuminata AAA Group cultivar baxijiao chromosome BXJ3-3, Cavendish_Baxijiao_AAA, whole genome shotgun sequence includes these proteins:
- the LOC103977624 gene encoding uncharacterized protein LOC103977624 isoform X2, whose product MARDEKKRKKKSPQLRPDGDAIDEDVKIKKKNNKHKKPRLPTPPPVTVAVEEEDLGDNKKGKKKKNKRKARQENCNAREIDDVEHMGEKESKESKSEKNSLITDARFAAAHFDPRFQRMPKRESKVVIDSRFTRMFSDKNFDTSAAPVDKRGKRKKGKAVNPLLHYYLQQEDEEENHQVNEGSAKVQREESSPRPLMEGSGSESEVEFSAEEEEKGSDDDEEEQSSASSSDESGSTDDDDIEDDDHSVNSDICRYLLASHEDTPVIDSETHRLAVVNMDWDHIKAVDLYVVMSSCLPKGGNILSVSIYPSEFGLKCMEIEAVNGPSGLFDDSDDHSEDDSDIDNEKLRNYELNKLRYCYAVVICDSSATASHIYKTLDGTELLKTSNVFDLRFIPDSMEFKHPPRDVTTEAPTSYKEPAFQTRALQHSKVKLTWEEDEPERKKLDELNEYLASSGDSDEDDENDQVDDDENNDPSALPNGEVKKRKGIEELRALLLSQNDSDGDKSDDKDMEITFNTELEDLSKRIFEKKDKKSETVWEAVLRKRSEKKKARKSRSKYSEDDSSDYDAEEAPDQTDDFFIDEPGDTEPKVGKKRSKAPSNKRGKDDRGRDDLRDLDREREASRAELELLLTDDQGPNPGPKGYNLKPKKVKGKKGKQVHEEDKLPDVDVSNDPRFSALLASHLYSLDPTDPQYKRSAAFVRQRVEKQKKGAGKVGTRHEDFSVSGQDIDVVPGKEEDVSSESLPQEKNDFLSTVRSLKRNASSLKNQSKVRMR is encoded by the exons ATGGCGAGGGACGAGAAGAAACGAAAGAAGAAGAGCCCTCAACTTCGTCCGGATGGCGACGCAATCGACGAAGACGTCAAgatcaagaagaagaataataagcACAAGAAGCCTAGGCTTCCGACGCCGCCGCCGGTGACGGTGGCTGTGGAGGAAGAAGACCTAGGCGATAACAAGAagggtaagaagaagaagaataagaggaaGGCCCGGCAGGAGAACTGCAACGCCCGAGAGATCGATGATGTGGAGCATATGGGGGAGAAAGAGAGTAAGGAGAGCAAAAGTGAGAAGAATAGCCTCATCACTGACGCTCGATTCGCGGCGGCGCACTTCGATCCACGGTTCCAGCGGATGCCGAAGCGTGAGTCGAAGGTCGTCATCGACTCCCGCTTCACGCGGATGTTCTCGGACAAGAATTTTGATACCTCTGCCGCACCTGTGGACAAGAGGGGGAAGCGGAAGAAGGGGAAGGCTGTGAACCCCCTCCTCCATTATTATCTGCaacaggaggacgaggaggagaaccACCAGGTGAACGAAGGTAGCGCCAAGGTGCAGAGGGAAGAGAGTTCACCGCGGCCCCTGATGGAAGGGAGCGGGAGCGAGTCCGAGGTGGAGTTTTCagctgaggaggaggagaagggtagTGACGATGATGAGGAGGAGCAAAGTTCTGCTTCTAGCAGTGATGAGAGTGGTTCTACGGATGATGATGACATTGAGGATGATGAT CACTCAGTGAATAGTGACATTTGCCGATATCTGTTGGCTAGTCATGAGGATACACCTGTAATAGACAGTGAAACTCACAGACTTGCAGTTGTTAATATGGACTGGGACCATATTAAG GCTGTTGATCTATATGTTGTGATGAGTTCATGTCTCCCAAAGGGTGGAAATATTTTGTCAGTTTCTATCTATCCGTCTGAGTTTGGGCTCAAATGCATGGAAATTGAAGCAGTTAATGGACCATCTGGTCTCTTTGATGACAGCGACGACCATAGTGAGGATGATTCTGATATTGACAATGAAAAGTTGCGTAATTATGAGTTGAACAAGCTAAG GTATTGTTATGCTGTTGTAATTTGTGATTCAAGTGCTACCGCCAGTCATATTTATAAAACTCTTGATGGCACTGAGCTTCTGAAAACGTCAAATGTTTTTGATCTACGATTCATTCCTGATTCTATGGAATTCAAGCATCCTCCTCGTGATGTCACCACAGAG GCACCAACAAGCTACAAGGAGCCAGCCTTCCAAACTCGTGCTTTGCAACATAGCAAAGTGAAACTAACCTGGGAAGAGGATGAGCCAGAGCGTAAAAAG CTGGATGAGTTGAATGAGTATCTAGCTTCTAGTGGAGACAGTGATGAAGATGATGAGAATGATCAAGTAGATGATGATGAGAATAATGACCCATCAGCATTGCCCAATGGTGAAGTTAAAAAGCGCAAGGGAATTGAAGAGTTAAGAGCTCTTCTATTATCACAAAATGATTCTGATGGAGACAAGAGCGATGATAAAGATATGGAGATCACATTCAATACGGAGTTGGAGGACCTAAGCAAGCGGATCTTCGAGAAGAAGGACAAAAAATCAGAAACAGTTTGGGAAGCAGTGCTTAGAAAGAGaagtgaaaagaagaaagctcGGAAGAGTAGGTCCAAGTACTCCGAGGATGATAGTAGTGATTATGATGCTGAAGAGGCACCTGACCAAACTGATGATTTCTTCATTGACGAACCCGGGGATACTGAACCCAAGGTTGGCAAGAAAAGGAGCAAGGCCCCGTCAAATAAAAGAGGCAAAGATGATAGAGGGAGAGATGATCTGCGAGATTTGGATAGGGAACGTGAAGCAAGTAGAGCTGAGCTTGAGTTGTTGTTGACTGACGACCAAGGTCCAAACCCAGGTCCTAAAGGCTATAACCTGAAGCCCAAGAAGGTTAAAGGCAAGAAAGGAAAACAAGTTCACGAGGAGGACAAGTTACCGGATGTAGATGTTAGCAATGATCCAAGATTCTCTGCCCTTTTGGCATCTCATCTGTATTCCTTGGACCCAACCGATCCACAGTACAAAAG GAGCGCTGCGTTTGTCAGGCAACGTGTTGAAAAGCAGAAAAAGGGTGCAGGGAAAGTTGGCACCCGTCATGAAGATTTTTCTGTATCTGGACAAGATATTGATGTCGTTCCAGGAAAAGAAGAGGATGTGTCTTCCGAGTCATTACCTCAAGAAAAGAATGACTTCTTGTCCACTGTTAGATCGCTAAAAAGAAACGCCAGTAGCTTAAAAAACCAATCCAAAGTGCGGATGAGATGA
- the LOC103977624 gene encoding uncharacterized protein LOC103977624 isoform X1 — MARDEKKRKKKSPQLRPDGDAIDEDVKIKKKNNKHKKPRLPTPPPVTVAVEEEDLGDNKKGKKKKNKRKARQENCNAREIDDVEHMGEKESKESKSEKNSLITDARFAAAHFDPRFQRMPKRESKVVIDSRFTRMFSDKNFDTSAAPVDKRGKRKKGKAVNPLLHYYLQQEDEEENHQVNEGSAKVQREESSPRPLMEGSGSESEVEFSAEEEEKGSDDDEEEQSSASSSDESGSTDDDDIEDDDHSVNSDICRYLLASHEDTPVIDSETHRLAVVNMDWDHIKAVDLYVVMSSCLPKGGNILSVSIYPSEFGLKCMEIEAVNGPSGLFDDSDDHSEDDSDIDNEKLRNYELNKLRYCYAVVICDSSATASHIYKTLDGTELLKTSNVFDLRFIPDSMEFKHPPRDVTTEAPTSYKEPAFQTRALQHSKVKLTWEEDEPERKKVLRQKFNPNQLDELNEYLASSGDSDEDDENDQVDDDENNDPSALPNGEVKKRKGIEELRALLLSQNDSDGDKSDDKDMEITFNTELEDLSKRIFEKKDKKSETVWEAVLRKRSEKKKARKSRSKYSEDDSSDYDAEEAPDQTDDFFIDEPGDTEPKVGKKRSKAPSNKRGKDDRGRDDLRDLDREREASRAELELLLTDDQGPNPGPKGYNLKPKKVKGKKGKQVHEEDKLPDVDVSNDPRFSALLASHLYSLDPTDPQYKRSAAFVRQRVEKQKKGAGKVGTRHEDFSVSGQDIDVVPGKEEDVSSESLPQEKNDFLSTVRSLKRNASSLKNQSKVRMR, encoded by the exons ATGGCGAGGGACGAGAAGAAACGAAAGAAGAAGAGCCCTCAACTTCGTCCGGATGGCGACGCAATCGACGAAGACGTCAAgatcaagaagaagaataataagcACAAGAAGCCTAGGCTTCCGACGCCGCCGCCGGTGACGGTGGCTGTGGAGGAAGAAGACCTAGGCGATAACAAGAagggtaagaagaagaagaataagaggaaGGCCCGGCAGGAGAACTGCAACGCCCGAGAGATCGATGATGTGGAGCATATGGGGGAGAAAGAGAGTAAGGAGAGCAAAAGTGAGAAGAATAGCCTCATCACTGACGCTCGATTCGCGGCGGCGCACTTCGATCCACGGTTCCAGCGGATGCCGAAGCGTGAGTCGAAGGTCGTCATCGACTCCCGCTTCACGCGGATGTTCTCGGACAAGAATTTTGATACCTCTGCCGCACCTGTGGACAAGAGGGGGAAGCGGAAGAAGGGGAAGGCTGTGAACCCCCTCCTCCATTATTATCTGCaacaggaggacgaggaggagaaccACCAGGTGAACGAAGGTAGCGCCAAGGTGCAGAGGGAAGAGAGTTCACCGCGGCCCCTGATGGAAGGGAGCGGGAGCGAGTCCGAGGTGGAGTTTTCagctgaggaggaggagaagggtagTGACGATGATGAGGAGGAGCAAAGTTCTGCTTCTAGCAGTGATGAGAGTGGTTCTACGGATGATGATGACATTGAGGATGATGAT CACTCAGTGAATAGTGACATTTGCCGATATCTGTTGGCTAGTCATGAGGATACACCTGTAATAGACAGTGAAACTCACAGACTTGCAGTTGTTAATATGGACTGGGACCATATTAAG GCTGTTGATCTATATGTTGTGATGAGTTCATGTCTCCCAAAGGGTGGAAATATTTTGTCAGTTTCTATCTATCCGTCTGAGTTTGGGCTCAAATGCATGGAAATTGAAGCAGTTAATGGACCATCTGGTCTCTTTGATGACAGCGACGACCATAGTGAGGATGATTCTGATATTGACAATGAAAAGTTGCGTAATTATGAGTTGAACAAGCTAAG GTATTGTTATGCTGTTGTAATTTGTGATTCAAGTGCTACCGCCAGTCATATTTATAAAACTCTTGATGGCACTGAGCTTCTGAAAACGTCAAATGTTTTTGATCTACGATTCATTCCTGATTCTATGGAATTCAAGCATCCTCCTCGTGATGTCACCACAGAG GCACCAACAAGCTACAAGGAGCCAGCCTTCCAAACTCGTGCTTTGCAACATAGCAAAGTGAAACTAACCTGGGAAGAGGATGAGCCAGAGCGTAAAAAGGTATTAAGACAGAAGTTCAATCCAAATCAG CTGGATGAGTTGAATGAGTATCTAGCTTCTAGTGGAGACAGTGATGAAGATGATGAGAATGATCAAGTAGATGATGATGAGAATAATGACCCATCAGCATTGCCCAATGGTGAAGTTAAAAAGCGCAAGGGAATTGAAGAGTTAAGAGCTCTTCTATTATCACAAAATGATTCTGATGGAGACAAGAGCGATGATAAAGATATGGAGATCACATTCAATACGGAGTTGGAGGACCTAAGCAAGCGGATCTTCGAGAAGAAGGACAAAAAATCAGAAACAGTTTGGGAAGCAGTGCTTAGAAAGAGaagtgaaaagaagaaagctcGGAAGAGTAGGTCCAAGTACTCCGAGGATGATAGTAGTGATTATGATGCTGAAGAGGCACCTGACCAAACTGATGATTTCTTCATTGACGAACCCGGGGATACTGAACCCAAGGTTGGCAAGAAAAGGAGCAAGGCCCCGTCAAATAAAAGAGGCAAAGATGATAGAGGGAGAGATGATCTGCGAGATTTGGATAGGGAACGTGAAGCAAGTAGAGCTGAGCTTGAGTTGTTGTTGACTGACGACCAAGGTCCAAACCCAGGTCCTAAAGGCTATAACCTGAAGCCCAAGAAGGTTAAAGGCAAGAAAGGAAAACAAGTTCACGAGGAGGACAAGTTACCGGATGTAGATGTTAGCAATGATCCAAGATTCTCTGCCCTTTTGGCATCTCATCTGTATTCCTTGGACCCAACCGATCCACAGTACAAAAG GAGCGCTGCGTTTGTCAGGCAACGTGTTGAAAAGCAGAAAAAGGGTGCAGGGAAAGTTGGCACCCGTCATGAAGATTTTTCTGTATCTGGACAAGATATTGATGTCGTTCCAGGAAAAGAAGAGGATGTGTCTTCCGAGTCATTACCTCAAGAAAAGAATGACTTCTTGTCCACTGTTAGATCGCTAAAAAGAAACGCCAGTAGCTTAAAAAACCAATCCAAAGTGCGGATGAGATGA
- the LOC135633507 gene encoding pentatricopeptide repeat-containing protein At2g06000-like, protein MFPRAPPYHIVVSRHQRHLLFPLLSPRRCPFSGASGSGPDPTDLWIAKLVSTVFHLSPSPAIAADRIAPIRHLLSPSVALAALRRHADPLSALAFFELSCSAFGITHSAAAFRFVIRSLCQSGFHDDALKVFDQMANEGHGIEESFLEFLAVSCIESGKLDLAVGLLGRASEFSCRYQSYTLNKLLSLLVGRNLVNDAVLFLRQHLHSEFLTPDTCSFNIVIKGLCRLGDIDAAFNFSDQMRSFGCSPDMVTHNTLIDGLCRAKQLDRAQELLQRIQLDGSSLPNVVTYTSVISGYCKMGKMEEALGVFSEMTGAGIRPSRVTYNVLIDGYGKVGDMLSAVSVYERMLASGCPPDVVTFTSLIDGYCRSGWLDDAMKLWNEMSQRELKPNAYTYAVAINSFCRMNRLNEARKLLKELKGRRDVMPHAFIYNPVIDGLCKCGRVDEANVVVLEMEERRCKPDKFTYTILIIGHCMKGRMAEAIALFQKMVSSGCTPDSITVNSLVSFLLKAGMPNEINKIMLTASERYIGLDKPCQEIPSSLGKSMGISVAM, encoded by the coding sequence ATGTTCCCCCGCGCCCCGCCGTACCATATCGTTGTGAGCCGTCACCAGCGCCACCTTCTATTCCCCCTCCTCTCCCCCCGCCGCTGCCCCTTCTCGGGCGCCTCCGGCTCCGGCCCCGACCCTACCGACCTGTGGATCGCCAAACTCGTCTCCACCGTTTTCCACCTCTCCCCTTCCCCTGCCATTGCCGCCGACCGGATCGCCCCCATCCGCCACCTCCTCTCCCCTTCAGTCGCCCTTGCTGCCCTCCGCCGCCACGCTGACCCCCTGTCCGCCCTTGCATTCTTCGAGCTTAGCTGCTCCGCTTTTGGGATCACCCACTCTGCTGCCGCTTTTAGATTCGTGATCCGCTCTCTGTGCCAATCGGGTTTCCATGATGACGCACTGAAGGTGTTTGATCAAATGGCTAACGAGGGGCATGGTATAGAGGAGTCTTTCCTCGAGTTCTTGGCCGTTTCTTGTATTGAGTCCGGTAAATTGGACCTAGCGGTGGGATTGCTTGGTAGAGCTTCTGAATTCAGCTGCCGGTATCAATCTTACACTTTAAATAAGCTACTGAGTCTTTTAGTTGGAAGAAACCTAGTGAACGATGCTGTCCTTTTTCTAAGGCAGCATTTACATTCAGAGTTTTTGACTCCTGATACTTGTAGCTTCAACATAGTCATAAAGGGACTTTGTAGATTGGGTGACATAGATGCAGCATTCAATTTTTCTGATCAAATGAGGAGCTTTGGGTGCTCGCCTGATATGGTGACACACAACACTCTTATTGATGGGCTTTGTCGAGCCAAGCAGCTTGATAGAGCACAGGAGCTTTTACAGAGAATTCAGTTAGATGGTTCGAGCTTGCCAAATGTGGTGACATACACATCTGTCATCTCTGGTTATTGCAAAATGGGCAAGATGGAAGAGGCATTGGGGGTCTTCAGTGAGATGACTGGTGCTGGGATAAGACCCAGCAGGGTAACATACAATGTTCTTATCGATGGATATGGTAAGGTAGGTGACATGCTGTCAGCTGTTTCAGTGTATGAGAGAATGTTGGCTTCTGGCTGTCCTCCTGATGTCGTTACTTTTACTTCATTGATTGATGGGTATTGCCGAAGTGGATGGCTGGATGATGCAATGAAGCTCTGGAACGAGATGAGTCAGAGAGAATTAAAGCCCAATGCATACACCTATGCTGTTGCTATAAATTCATTTTGCAGGATGAATAGGTTAAATGAGGCAAGGAAACTTCTGAAGGAACTGAAAGGGAGGAGAGATGTTATGCCACATGCCTTCATTTACAATCCTGTTATTGATGGGCTGTGTAAGTGTGGTCGTGTGGATGAGGCTAATGTGGTTGTCTTAGAAATGGAGGAAAGGAGGTGTAAACCTGACAAGTTTACTTACACTATACTTATAATTGGGCACTGCATGAAGGGGAGGATGGCGGAAGCCATAGCCCTTTTCCAGAAGATGGTCTCTTCTGGCTGTACTCCAGATAGCATAACAGTTAATTCTTTAGTATCATTTCTTCTGAAGGCTGGGATGCCCAATGAGATCAACAAGATAATGCTTACTGCATCTGAAAGGTACATAGGATTGGACAAACCATGTCAAGAGATTCCTTCATCGCTTGGAAAAAGCATGGGTATTTCAGTGGCTATGTAA